One Fontisphaera persica DNA window includes the following coding sequences:
- the pgsA gene encoding CDP-diacylglycerol--glycerol-3-phosphate 3-phosphatidyltransferase, whose amino-acid sequence MNLPNKLTMARLVFTAAFLMALFIPFPLHHTAALVLFSLGGLTDHLDGRLARKHNLITNFGKLMDPLADKIFTCSAFIAFVGLKLMPAWMVVIIVAREFAITGLRMLAATQNRILAAEGFGKHKTVSQIICILAMLVSLCGPEWGALGRFFLLPLGGVPWVDQLAVAMQWITVGLTIISGTLYLWRNHQLFTAGA is encoded by the coding sequence ATGAATCTGCCCAATAAACTGACCATGGCGCGGCTGGTGTTCACCGCCGCCTTCCTGATGGCGTTGTTCATTCCTTTTCCCCTCCACCATACCGCCGCCCTGGTCTTGTTTTCCCTGGGAGGCCTCACCGACCACCTCGACGGCCGGCTGGCGCGCAAGCACAACCTCATCACCAATTTCGGCAAGCTCATGGACCCGCTCGCCGACAAAATCTTCACCTGCTCGGCCTTCATTGCCTTTGTGGGGTTGAAGCTGATGCCGGCCTGGATGGTGGTCATCATTGTGGCCCGTGAGTTTGCCATCACCGGCCTGCGCATGCTGGCGGCCACCCAAAACCGGATTCTGGCGGCGGAAGGCTTCGGCAAACACAAAACCGTGAGCCAGATAATCTGCATCCTCGCCATGCTCGTCAGTCTGTGCGGCCCGGAATGGGGAGCCTTGGGACGGTTTTTCCTGCTGCCCCTGGGGGGCGTGCCCTGGGTGGACCAACTGGCCGTGGCCATGCAATGGATTACCGTGGGGCTGACCATCATTTCCGGCACGCTGTATCTGTGGCGCAATCACCAATTGTTCACCGCCGGCGCCTGA
- a CDS encoding ribonuclease D has product MIAREAQLLELADKLRASPWVAMDTEADSLHAYPEKICLIQISHPGGDVLVDPLSGMDLQPLWQALAGRELVMHGCDYDLRLLRRTYDYLPAAVFDTMLAARLLGYPNFGLSDLVHRHLGVRLEKGPQKANWGLRPLPPHMERYARNDSRYLKPLETILRAELEQRGRLDWHREMCARLLEQSATDAGPDADTAWRVKGCGQLDRHGLAVLRAVWHWREHEATTANRPPFFIFSTEDMVALAALAAAGQPYEHLIPRRFSPGRRQRLVQAVTKALQLPLEKCPHPMPRRPSLRLTAQQRRLMNELQARRDAQAARLQMDPTLIAPRATLVALATDGEAARRQLMNWQQKLLF; this is encoded by the coding sequence TTGATTGCGCGGGAAGCACAGTTATTGGAATTGGCGGACAAGCTGCGGGCCAGCCCATGGGTGGCCATGGACACCGAGGCGGACAGCTTGCACGCCTATCCGGAGAAAATCTGCCTCATCCAAATCAGCCATCCCGGCGGGGATGTGCTGGTGGACCCGCTGAGTGGCATGGATTTGCAGCCGTTATGGCAGGCGCTGGCCGGGCGGGAGCTGGTCATGCACGGCTGCGATTATGATTTGCGGCTCCTTCGCCGCACCTATGATTACCTGCCCGCCGCCGTCTTCGATACCATGCTCGCCGCGCGCCTGCTGGGCTACCCCAACTTTGGCCTCAGTGATTTGGTCCACCGCCACTTGGGCGTGCGCCTTGAAAAAGGCCCTCAAAAGGCCAACTGGGGCCTGCGCCCCCTGCCGCCGCACATGGAACGCTACGCCCGCAATGACTCCCGCTACCTCAAACCCCTTGAAACCATCCTCCGCGCCGAGCTGGAACAACGGGGCCGCCTGGATTGGCATCGGGAAATGTGCGCCCGTTTGCTGGAACAAAGCGCCACCGACGCCGGGCCGGATGCGGACACCGCCTGGCGCGTCAAAGGTTGCGGGCAACTGGACCGCCACGGCCTGGCCGTGCTCCGGGCCGTCTGGCACTGGCGCGAGCACGAGGCCACAACGGCCAACCGCCCGCCTTTCTTCATTTTCTCCACCGAGGACATGGTGGCGCTGGCCGCGCTGGCGGCCGCCGGCCAGCCTTATGAGCACCTCATCCCCCGGCGCTTCAGTCCGGGGCGGCGCCAGCGGCTGGTGCAGGCCGTCACCAAGGCGTTGCAGTTGCCGCTCGAAAAATGCCCGCACCCCATGCCCCGCCGTCCCTCCCTGCGGCTGACCGCGCAACAGCGGCGGCTGATGAATGAATTGCAGGCCCGGCGGGACGCCCAGGCCGCGCGCCTGCAAATGGACCCCACCTTAATCGCCCCCCGCGCCACCCTGGTAGCCCTGGCCACCGACGGCGAGGCCGCGCGGCGCCAGTTGATGAACTGGCAGCAGAAGCTGCTGTTTTGA